From the genome of Gracilinanus agilis isolate LMUSP501 chromosome 2, AgileGrace, whole genome shotgun sequence, one region includes:
- the GRK6 gene encoding G protein-coupled receptor kinase 6 isoform X2: protein MELENIVANTVLLKAREGGGGNRKGKSKKWRQMLQFPHISLCEDLRQSVERDYHSLCERQPIGHLLFRQFCETRPELSRCISFLDGVAEYEVTPDDKRKEAAQRLMENYLNPKCTDHIPEVPPQLVSACADRLEQGPCKDLFKELTRLTHEYLSVAPFADYLDSIYFNRFLQWKWMERQPVTKNTFRQYRVLGKGGFGEVCACQVRATGKMYACKKLEKKRIKKRKGEAMALNEKQILEKVNSRFVVSLAYAYETKDALCLVLTLMNGGDLKFHIYHMGEAGFEEARAVFYAAEICCGLEDLHRERIVYRDLKPENILLDDHGHIRISDLGLAVYVPEGQTMKGRVGTVGYMAPEVVKNERYTFSPDWWALGCLLYEMIEGQSPFQQRKKKIKREEVERLVREVTEEYSAKFSSKARSLCTSLLCKDPGERLGCRGGGAQEVKEHPIFKRINFKRLEAGMLEPPFKPDPQAIYCKDVLDIEQFSTVKGVELESTDNDFYQKFATGSVPIPWQNEMIETECFKELNVFSMDGTVPPDLDWKGLPSPQPKKGLLQRLFSRQDCCGNCSDSEEESPTRL, encoded by the exons ATGGAGCTCGAAAACATCGTTGCGAACACGGTGCTGCTCAAGGCCCGGGAAG GCGGTGGTGGCAACAGAAAGGGGAAAAGCAAGAAATGGCGACAGATGCTTCAGTTCCCCCACATCAGCCTGTGTGAGGACCTTCGTCAAAGTGTGG AGCGGGACTACCACAGCTTGTGTGAGAGGCAGCCCATTGGGCACTTGCTCTTTCGGCAGTTCTGCGAGACACGGCCGGAGCTATCCCGATGCATCAGCTTCCTGGATGGGGTG GCTGAGTATGAGGTGACTCCTGATGATAAGCGGAAAGAAGCTGCCCAGAGGCTGATGGAGAACTACCTGAACCCCAAG TGTACAGACCACATCCCTGAAGTTCCTCCCCAGCTAGTGAGTGCCTGTGCTGACAGACTTGAACAGGGGCCCTGTAAAGACctcttcaaggagctcaccag GCTGACCCATGAATACCTGAGTGTTGCCCCCTTTGCGGATTACCTCGACAGCATCTACTTCAATCGATTCCTACAGTGGAAATGGATGGAAAG GCAGCCAGTGACCAAAAACACCTTCCGCCAGTACCGTGTGCTGGGCAAGGGTGGCTTTGGAGAG GTCTGTGCATGCCAGGTTCGAGCCACAGGCAAGATGTATGCCTGCAAGAAACTAGAGAAGAAGCGAatcaagaagaggaaaggagaggctATGGCTCTGAATGAGAAACAGATTCTGGAGAAAGTGAACAGTAGGTTTGTA GTGAGCCTGGCGTATGCCTATGAAACGAAAGATGCCCTTTGCCTGGTGCTGACTCTAATGAATGGAGGAGACCTCAAATTCCACATTTATCACATGGGTGAAGCAGGATTTGAGGAAGCCCGCGCCGTCTTCTACGCGGCTGAGATCTGCTGCGGTCTGGAGGATCTACACCGAGAGCGGATCGTGTACAG GGACTTGAAACCAGAAAACATCCTGTTGGATGACCATG GCCACATTCGAATCTCTGATCTTGGACTAGCTGTGTATGTGCCTGAAGGTCAGACCATGAAAGGTCGAGTGGGCACTGTGGGCTACATGG CCCCTGAGGTGGTGAAGAACGAGAGGTACACATTCAGCCCAGACTGGTGGGCCCTGGGGTGCCTGCTGTATGAGATGATTGAGGGCCAGTCACCCTTCCAACAGCGAAAGAAGAAGATAAAACGAGAAGAGGTGGAGCGGTTGGTGAGGGAGGTAACAGAAGAATACTCAGCCAAGTTCTCATCCAAGGCCCGATCTCTCTGCACCTCG CTCCTGTGCAAAGACCCGGGGGAAAGGCTTGGCTGCCGAGGAGGTGGTGCACAGGAAGTCAAGGAACACCCCATCTTCAAACGCATCAACTTTAAGCGCTTGGAAGCTGGGATGCTGGAACCTCCCTTCAAGCCCGAT cCTCAAGCTATTTACTGCAAAGATGTGCTGGATATTGAGCAGTTCTCCACGGTGAAGGGTGTGGAATTGGAGTCTACAGACAATGACTTCTACCAAAAGTTTGCCACGGGGAGTGTGCCCATCCCTTGGCAGAATGAG ATGATTGAGACGGAGTGCTTTAAGGAGTTGAATGTATTCAGCATGGACGGAACAGTACCCCCAGACCTTGACTGGAAGGGCCTACCCTCCCCACAGCCCAAAAAGGGCTTGCTTCAGCGACTCTTCAGCAGACAG gACTGTTGTGGGAACTGCAGCGACAGTGAGGAAGAGTCCCCCACCCGCCTCTAG
- the GRK6 gene encoding G protein-coupled receptor kinase 6 isoform X1, producing the protein MELENIVANTVLLKAREGGGGNRKGKSKKWRQMLQFPHISLCEDLRQSVERDYHSLCERQPIGHLLFRQFCETRPELSRCISFLDGVAEYEVTPDDKRKEAAQRLMENYLNPKCTDHIPEVPPQLVSACADRLEQGPCKDLFKELTRLTHEYLSVAPFADYLDSIYFNRFLQWKWMERQPVTKNTFRQYRVLGKGGFGEVCACQVRATGKMYACKKLEKKRIKKRKGEAMALNEKQILEKVNSRFVVSLAYAYETKDALCLVLTLMNGGDLKFHIYHMGEAGFEEARAVFYAAEICCGLEDLHRERIVYRDLKPENILLDDHGHIRISDLGLAVYVPEGQTMKGRVGTVGYMAPEVVKNERYTFSPDWWALGCLLYEMIEGQSPFQQRKKKIKREEVERLVREVTEEYSAKFSSKARSLCTSLLCKDPGERLGCRGGGAQEVKEHPIFKRINFKRLEAGMLEPPFKPDPQAIYCKDVLDIEQFSTVKGVELESTDNDFYQKFATGSVPIPWQNEMIETECFKELNVFSMDGTVPPDLDWKGLPSPQPKKGLLQRLFSRQRTVVGTAATVRKSPPPASSPEGLTPTPGGWR; encoded by the exons ATGGAGCTCGAAAACATCGTTGCGAACACGGTGCTGCTCAAGGCCCGGGAAG GCGGTGGTGGCAACAGAAAGGGGAAAAGCAAGAAATGGCGACAGATGCTTCAGTTCCCCCACATCAGCCTGTGTGAGGACCTTCGTCAAAGTGTGG AGCGGGACTACCACAGCTTGTGTGAGAGGCAGCCCATTGGGCACTTGCTCTTTCGGCAGTTCTGCGAGACACGGCCGGAGCTATCCCGATGCATCAGCTTCCTGGATGGGGTG GCTGAGTATGAGGTGACTCCTGATGATAAGCGGAAAGAAGCTGCCCAGAGGCTGATGGAGAACTACCTGAACCCCAAG TGTACAGACCACATCCCTGAAGTTCCTCCCCAGCTAGTGAGTGCCTGTGCTGACAGACTTGAACAGGGGCCCTGTAAAGACctcttcaaggagctcaccag GCTGACCCATGAATACCTGAGTGTTGCCCCCTTTGCGGATTACCTCGACAGCATCTACTTCAATCGATTCCTACAGTGGAAATGGATGGAAAG GCAGCCAGTGACCAAAAACACCTTCCGCCAGTACCGTGTGCTGGGCAAGGGTGGCTTTGGAGAG GTCTGTGCATGCCAGGTTCGAGCCACAGGCAAGATGTATGCCTGCAAGAAACTAGAGAAGAAGCGAatcaagaagaggaaaggagaggctATGGCTCTGAATGAGAAACAGATTCTGGAGAAAGTGAACAGTAGGTTTGTA GTGAGCCTGGCGTATGCCTATGAAACGAAAGATGCCCTTTGCCTGGTGCTGACTCTAATGAATGGAGGAGACCTCAAATTCCACATTTATCACATGGGTGAAGCAGGATTTGAGGAAGCCCGCGCCGTCTTCTACGCGGCTGAGATCTGCTGCGGTCTGGAGGATCTACACCGAGAGCGGATCGTGTACAG GGACTTGAAACCAGAAAACATCCTGTTGGATGACCATG GCCACATTCGAATCTCTGATCTTGGACTAGCTGTGTATGTGCCTGAAGGTCAGACCATGAAAGGTCGAGTGGGCACTGTGGGCTACATGG CCCCTGAGGTGGTGAAGAACGAGAGGTACACATTCAGCCCAGACTGGTGGGCCCTGGGGTGCCTGCTGTATGAGATGATTGAGGGCCAGTCACCCTTCCAACAGCGAAAGAAGAAGATAAAACGAGAAGAGGTGGAGCGGTTGGTGAGGGAGGTAACAGAAGAATACTCAGCCAAGTTCTCATCCAAGGCCCGATCTCTCTGCACCTCG CTCCTGTGCAAAGACCCGGGGGAAAGGCTTGGCTGCCGAGGAGGTGGTGCACAGGAAGTCAAGGAACACCCCATCTTCAAACGCATCAACTTTAAGCGCTTGGAAGCTGGGATGCTGGAACCTCCCTTCAAGCCCGAT cCTCAAGCTATTTACTGCAAAGATGTGCTGGATATTGAGCAGTTCTCCACGGTGAAGGGTGTGGAATTGGAGTCTACAGACAATGACTTCTACCAAAAGTTTGCCACGGGGAGTGTGCCCATCCCTTGGCAGAATGAG ATGATTGAGACGGAGTGCTTTAAGGAGTTGAATGTATTCAGCATGGACGGAACAGTACCCCCAGACCTTGACTGGAAGGGCCTACCCTCCCCACAGCCCAAAAAGGGCTTGCTTCAGCGACTCTTCAGCAGACAG AG gACTGTTGTGGGAACTGCAGCGACAGTGAGGAAGAGTCCCCCACCCGCCTCTAGCCCCGAGGGCCTGACACCCACGCCTGGCGGATGGCGGTAG